The Agrococcus carbonis sequence CGGGCGCAGCGGCTCGCCCTCGAAGTCGAGCAGCATCCAGGCGCCGTCGTCGCCGCGCAGCACCTGGCCGAGGTGCAGGTCGCCGTGGATCTGCTGCAGCTGCCCGAGCGAGCCGATCGCGCGCAGCCGCTCGGCCGCGAGCGAGAGCTCGGCGTCGAGCTCGCCGAGCGCATCCGAGGCCTGCTCGCGCGCCCACGCGAGGCGCTGCTCGAGGCCGGTGATGAAGCGCAGGGTGTCGGCCTCGGTCGCCTCGGCGGTGCCGAGCGCCTCGGCGAGGTCGCGGTGCACCGTCGCGACCGCCGCGCCGAGCGCGGTCGCGTCGGGCGTGGCGCCGGGGTCGCCGCGCAGCGCGGCGAGCGCGTGGCGGCGGAAGAGCTCCCACCCGTCGGATGCGCCGGGCACGAACGCCGACACCGCCATCAGGTGCCCCGTGACGGTCGCGTCGCCGGCCGGCCAGCTCGCCGAGAGGGCGGCGCGGAGGGCGGGCACGCGCGCGCAGCCGGCGCGGGTGAGCGCGCCCGTCACGACGACGTCGGGGTTGTCGCCGGGGGAGACGACGCGGAAGACCTTCGCGATCCAGCGGCCGCCCGGAGCCTCGGGGTCGCCGCCGATGATCGACGTGTTCGACTGCTCGCCCGCGACCACGCGGATGTCGCCCACGGGGGCCGGCTCGCCGAGCGCATCGCCCTCGAGGCCGGCGACCGAGCGCTTGCCAGAGGCCGCGTCGAGGAGCGCCTGCACCGCATCCGCGTCGTGGCACGCGTCGACGAGCCAGCGGTCGCCGAGTCGGGCGATCGGTGCGGCGCCCGGCTCGTCGCGCCACGCGACGGGCACCTGCAGCAGGGCGTCGCCCGCGCGCAGCAGGAGGATCGCGGCGTCGCCGAGGTCGAAGGAGCGCTCGAGGGCGACGTCGACCTGCTGGCCCTTGAGCGGGTACCAGCGGGTCGAGGGCATCCAGGCGGCGATGGCGTCGACGACCGCAGGGTCGTCGGTGCCGTGAGCGGGGTCGTTCGGCTGGGCGCTCATGCGCGCCATGATGCCGGGCGGGGCTGAGGGTTGGCTAGGCGCTCGAGGTGGGCGGGCGTCTCTATGCGCGCGCTGCGCGGCTACTCGACGAGCGGGGGAGCCGCGGGCGTCTCGATACGCGCGCTGCGCGCGCTACTCGACGAGCGGGGGAGGGGGCTACGGGAGCGTATGCAGCTGGAGGCCGTGCACGGTGCTCATGAGCTGCGACAGCGGCGCGATGAGGCCCTCGGGCGAGCAGCGCACGTTGCTCGTCGACTTGAGGCCCGACACGATGCCGACGGCGGTCGCGCCGCGCGAGGTGGGGAGGCCGACGACGGGGCCGCCGGAGTCGCCGAGGCAGAAGGCGCTCGCGCCGCTTGAGCGGACGATCTGCACGTGCATGCACTCGCTGCCGCGGCTCGTGCCGTAGCACGTGACGTAGGCCTGGCCGGCGGTGAGGTCGCACTTCCAGCCGGTGATCTGACCCGACGAGCACAGGCGATAGCCCGAGGGCGGCCAGGTGGTCTGCGTGCCCGTGATGTTCACGGTGCTCGTCTCGTTCGTGTAGATGCGCGGCAGCGTGCGCGCGTCGTACTCGGCGGCGATGATCGCGAGGTCGTAGGGGCGCGCGCCGTCGTTGAGCTCGCGCACGAGGTCGCTCGTGCCGATGCGGCTGCCCGCGACGTTCCGCACCGCGCGGCCGTCGTAGTAGTCGCTGCAGTGCGCGGCGGTGACGATGAGCGGGCGGTGCCCGAAGGTGCCGGTGAAGCCCGAGGTGCAGTTGACCCAGCCGCCGCTCGGCCACTGCGTCTGCACGCGCATGCCGCCCGAGAGCACCGTGCGGTCGTTCGAGCGGCCTGCGGTGAGCGCGGGCGCCGCCTGGTCGAGCGGTGCGCCCGCCTGCAGCGGGGTGCCGGCGGCGTTGACGGGAGCGGTCTCCGACTCCTCCACGGTCACCTCGGCGCCGACCTCGGCGGCGGCCCGCTCGGCCGCGTCGATGACGTCGAGCACCTCGCCCTCGAGCGCGATGTGCTCGGTGCCGACCGCCTCGGCGACCTCTTGCGTGGGCACCTCGACCGAGAGCCGGTCGGCGCCCAGGCCGATCGCGAAGGCGCCGTCGACGGGCATCGAAGCGGCGAGGCCGTAGGCGACCTCGAGCAGCTCGGCCTCGCTCGACTCCTGGGGCACGAACGTGATGTCGATGCCCTGGTCGGCCGCCGCATCCGCCATCGCCCGCACCTCGCTCGGCACCATGCCGGCCCAGCCGATGCGGATCGTGCCGGCCACGGGGTCGCCCTCCACGGCGCCGAGGCGCGGGTGGGGCGTGGTGGCGTCCCAGCGCGCGATCTGGTCGATCACCGCGAAGTGCGCCTCCTGCACCTCGGCGAGGTCGTCGGATGCGACGGTCGGGGCCGCGGGCGCGACCAGCACGCCGGCACCGATGCCGACGGCGGCGATGGCGGACAGGAGCAGGGAGCGGCGACGCAAGCGATACCTCGTGACGGTATGGGCCGGGCGGGGCTGGAATGGCTGGGGGACCGTACCGAGTGTACCCCTGGGCTTCAACCTCTGGTAGAGGGTCTATCCGTCGGCGCGGCGGCTCAGATCGCGCGCTCCCACACCTGCTCGAGCAGTATGAGCACGATGGGCGAGCGATCGACGTCGCGCGCGTCGAGCCGCACGTAGGTGAGGTCGGGGTTGGCGACGACGCGCTCGATCGGCACGTCGGTCTGGGCGGCCCAGTCGCGGAGCTCGTGATGGGTGGTCACGGTGGACTGCAGGTCGGCCAGGATCGCGGCGATGTCGGCGTGTCCATAGACGCGCTTGGGCGGTTCGTGCAGCACCTAGAGAATGTACCCCAGCCTGTACCCCATGTCTGACACCTGGAGCGCGCCACGCCGCGCGGCGACGATGCGAGCGCCGTCGCCCTACTCGGCCGGTGTCGCCGCGACCGGGTTGACGACCGTCGCGCCCTCGACCGGTGCGGCCGCCGCCGGCCGACGCTTGATGATGCGGCGGATGACGAGCCACGCGATGAGCGCGATCGCGGCGAGCAGCACGAGCGCCGGGATCGACTGGCCGAGGCCGTAGAGGAAGGTCGCGCCCCAGGCGAGGAACGCCTGCCAGCCGGCCACGAGGCCGTCCCAGAAGCTCGGTGTGCCGCTCGGGCCCTCGACGGTCGTCGAGCGGATCTGCACCTCGATCGTCGACATCGCGACCTGCTCGTCGAGGGCGCGCTGCTGGGAGAGCAGCTGCTCGAGCTCGCTCGTGCGCTGCGTGAGCTGCGCCTCGACCTCGAGGAGCGTCTCGGTGTCGGCGGCGGTCGCGAGCAGGTCGGTGAGGCGGTCGACGGATGCGCGGGCGGCGGTCACGCGCACCTCGAGGTCGCGCACCTGGCTCGTGACGACCTCCTCGCCCATGTCGACCTGGGTCACCTCGGCGAGCGCGCGGAGCGCGGCGAGCATGCCCTCGACCTCGGCGGCCGGCACCCGCACGGTGAGCGTCGCCCACGCGGGCTCGAAGTCGGTGGATGCGCGCTCGGCCCTGCGGTCGATCGCACCGTCACGGGCCTCGGCGGCGTCGGCCACCGCATCCGCCATGCCGATCGGGTCGGCGGCGCGCATGCCGACCGTGCCCGAGATGATGACGGCGCGATCCTCGTCGGTCGCCTGGGGGAGCGACGGATCGCCGCCCTCCTCGGCGGGTCCGCCGCCGTCGGTCGCCTCGTCGGGGAGCGGCATCGGGCCTTCGGCGCTGCCCCAGTCGGGCGCGGAGCCCGGCATCGCGCCCGGCTCGGACTCCGGTGAGCTCGAACCGGCGCCGATCGCGCCGCAGCCGGTGAGGAGGACGGTGCCGGCGATGACGATGCCGGCCATCGAGAGGAGTCTGCGGGTCATGCTTCCAGAGTGCGCGGCAGCTCGCGGAAGCGCAGCCCAACCTTTCGTGCGAGTTGGGCGTCAGGTCTCGTGACGCGTGCGGCCTTCGGCCGCGCGCTCCTCGACCGGCGAGCGGGGGGCGATGCGCTTGGGTCGGCGGGTCTCGTGACGCGTGCGGCCTGCGGCCGCGCGCTCCTCGACCGGCGAGGGGGCGATCCGCTTGGGGCGGGGCTCGTGACGCGAGCGGCCTGCGGCCGCGCGCTCCTCGACCGGCGAGGGGGCGATGCGCTTGGGTCGGCGGCGAGCGGCCTGGGGCCGCGCGCTCCTCGACGGGCGAGGGGGCTACTTGCGGGCGCGGGCCTCGGCCTTCGCGGCCTTCACCGCCTGCTTCGCGGCCTCCTTCTCGGCGGCGGCGGCGGCCTTGGCCTCGACGGCCCGCAGGCGCTCGGTGGCCTTCGCCACCGCATCCGCCGCCTTCGCCTCGGCGGCGCGCAGGTCGGCGCGGGCCTTCTCGACGAGCTTCGCGGCGTCGCGCACCTGCTTGTCGTCGGTGATGGCGGCGGGCAGCTCGGGCAGCTCGTCGTCGACGGTGCGACGCTCGAGCCACAGCTCGATGCCGTCGAAGAGGCGGTTGAGGCCGAAGGCGAAGCCGTTCGCGGCGTCGTCGCCGCCCTGCTCGTCGAAGAGCCCCTCGCGCGCCGCCGGCGCGAGCAGCGGGAAGCGCTCAGGGGAGACGAGCTGCGGCAGCGACCGGCGCACGCTCTCGTCGACGTCCGCGTCGCTCGTCGCCTGCGCGTAGAGGGCGATGTAGCCGAGCAGCAGGCGCAGCAGCGGCAGCTTGATGCTCACGGGCGCCGCGATGTCCTCGAGCGCGCCGAGGCCCGCCTCGATGATCGCGAGCCGGTTGGGGGTGGTCGGGGTCGACGACGGCGGCAGATCGGCGAGCCAGGGGTGGGCGTCGTAGGCCGCGCGCACGAACGCCGCCCATTCGCGCAGCCGCTCGCGCCACGTGCCCGCAGCGCCCGGCACCGTCACCTCGCTCGCCGCGTCGAACATGAGCAGCAGCAGGTCGTCCTTGCCCGTGACGTAGCGGTAGAGGCTCATCGGCGCCGCGCCGAGGCGCGCCGCGACCTTGCCCATGCTCACCGCCTCGAGCCCGTCGGCATCGGCGATCTCGATCGCCGCCTCGACGATGCGCTCGGTGCTCAGCTCGCGCTTGGGGCCGCGCTGGGGCAGCGCCGCGACGCCCCACGTGACGGCGTGCGCGTGCGGCAGCACGGGGACGGGCGCCGGCTCGGCCGCGGGGTCGGAAGCGGTCGGCGCGGTCACTGGCGCTCGTCCGGGTGGGTGCCGGTGCGCTCGCCGGTCTCGAGCGCCGCGATCTGTGCCATCTCGTCGTCGCTGAGCGCGAAGCCGTCGACGTCGAGGTTCTCGCGCAGCCGGTGCGGATGCGTCGACTTGGGGATGAGCGCGCCGCCGAGCTGCAGGTGCCACCGGATGATCGCCTGCGCGGGCGAGACGCCGTGCGCCCGCGCGATCGCCTGGATGGTGGGGTCGCTGAGCACGCGGGCGCGGCCGAGCGGGCTCCACGCCTGCGTGACGATGCCGTGCTCGGCGTGGAAGGCGCGCAGCTCGTGCTGCGGCAGCCACGGGTGCGACTCGACCTGGTTGATCGCGGGCGTGACGCCGGTCTCGTCGATGAGTCGCTGCAGGTGCTGCTCGGTGAAGTTGCTGACGCCGAGGGTGCGCACGCGCCCCGCCTGCTGCAGCTCGAGCATCGCCCGCCACACCTCGACGAAGCGGTCTCGCGCGGGCCTCGGCCAGTGGATCATGTAGACGTCGATGCCCGTGCCGAGCGCGGCCGCGCTCTGCTCGAACGACGCCCGCAGCGCATCCGCCGACTGCACGGGGTCGCCCCAGAACTTGCTCGTGACGGTGAGGTCCTCCCGCGGCACGCCGGCGTCGACCGCGCGGCGCACGCCGTCGCCCATCTCGCGCTCGTTGCCGTAGAACTCGGCGCCGTCGATCAGCCGGTAGCCCGCCGCGATGCCGTCGGCGACCACCCGCTCGGTCTCGTCGGCCGGCACCTTGTAGAGGCCGAAGCCGAGCGCGGGGATGGCGCTGCCGTCGTTGAGCGGGAGAGTGGAGGGCACGCGTCGATTGTGTCAGTGCCGCGCGTGGGCCCGGAGACTCAGCCGCCCGGCACCAGTCGCATCGAGACGAGCTCGCGGAAGCCGGCGAGCCGCGCGAAGCGCTGCGGGCGCCGCTTGTAGACCTCGAAGCCGACCTTCGCGTAGACGGCGAGCGCCGCCTCGTTCGTGTCCTTGATGTCCTCGAGCACGAACTCGTCGAAGCCCGGCTGCGCGATCAGGTGGCGCAACAGGGCCGTCGCGACACCGCGTCCCTGGAACGCCGGCTCGGTCGCGACGAACCCGATCTCGCCGCGGCCCTCGCGCGCATCCGCGCCCGATCGCCATGAACCAGCGCGCGATCACGCGCGACGCCAGCCGACCGCGCACCGGGCCGAGATGTCGCCGGATCTCGTCCCAGCGGGGCGCGAAGAGCCGCTCGTCGCCCTGCGTCAGCGAGGCGAGGCCGGCGGGCTCGCCGTCGACGAGCGCGACGTGGAACCGCTCGAGTAGCAGCATGTGCTCGAACGCGTCCGCGAGCTTGGCGGTGTCGCGCGAGAACGCGACGAAGTCGCCCGCGAACGCCCGCACGTACACCTCGGCGATGCGCCGCCGGTACGGCTCGCCGAGGTCGCTCCCGCGCGCGACGGCGACAGCCTCGCCCGTCATCAGCCCGCCGGCGTCGTCGGCTGCCGGTGCGTCCAGCCGCCGTTGAGCGCGAGAGTGGAGGGCACGCCTCGATGGTGACAGTTCCGCGCGCGGGATCAGACGGGGCTCGCTTCTGGATTCGTCGAACCCGCGTAGCCGTCCATGAAGCGCCGGTACATCACCTGGTTGGGGAACGCGTCGCGCACGTGCGTGCCGACGACATGCGCGAGCTCCGGTGCGCGCGTGCCCTCGAAGCCCCACCGGTCCTTGCCCTGATCCCAAGGCATCTCCGACGGGAACCAGGAGTCGATGCGATACGCGCCGCGCACGACGCCATAGGCGATGCCGAGCGCGTACTGCGCGCGCTCGCGAACCCATCCCGCGATCTTCCAATGACCCCGGGTCTTGTCGTAGGTCTCCTGCTCGCTCATGTCCGGTCGCCAGCCGTTCTGGATCTTGAGCATGATCACCGGGCCATCGATCGGCGGACAGGCCTGGGCACGATGACGTGCGATGACGGCGGGTAGCGCAGCCAGGCCGTGCCGGCCCGAGTGATGGCCGCGCACCAGGTTGGTCAGCGGGTGATGATCTGCACGGAACGCGTCGATGACCGCTTGCTCGACGATGTACGCGGTGTGCTCGTCGTCGATGCCCGTTCGAAGGAACAGCAAGTCGACGGCTTGCCCGTTCGCCTCGATCTCCCGGATTCGGCGAAGCTTTGCGCGCTCGGACTGCGGGTCTGCTCCGGCCTCGCGCACGTGGGCGTTGATGCGATCGCCGATCCCCTTGCCCACGTAGAAGACTTGTCCGTCTCGCGGGTCGCGCAGTGTGTACACGTAGTAGCGAAGGACGGCCGCGACCTCACTCGGGATGCGGACGTCAGCGGTCATCGAGCGATCGGACACATCGCCGATGTCGCCCGACGAGTCGCGCGCGCCCGTCATCAGCCCGCCGGCGTCGTCGGCTGCCGGTGCTCCCAGCCGTCGCCGCCGCGCAGGTACTCGACGCGCACGTGCTTGCGGTCGAGCGTCGCCTGCAGGAACACGCACCGCGTCGGCTCGAGCGCCCACAGCACCCAGTCGGGGTTCGGCTCGCCCGCGTAGCTCGGGCGTTCGCGCCAATCCGCCTGCGCCGCATCCGCACCCAGGTCGGTCACGAATCCGCTCACCTCGACCTGGCGGCCGAGCTCGCGCCAGAAGAACAGCGCCGTCGCGACCGGGTTCCGCTCGAGCTCCTGCCCCTTGCGCGACGAGCGGTTCGACGAGAAGTGCAGGCCGCGCTCATCGACGTCCTTGACGATGAGCGTGCGGCTCGCGGGCGCGCCGTCGTCGCCGATCGTGCTGAGCGCGAAGGCGTTCGGCTGCCGCTCGCCGCTGCCGATCGCGTCGTCGAGCCACGCGGTGAAGAGGTCGAGCGGATGCGTCGGCACGGCCTCGGGGTCGAGCGTCGGCATGGTCTCGGGGAAGGTGGGCAGCGCGCGGAGGCGCTCGCGGTACTGGCTCACGCGGCCACCCTACGCGCGGCCCGTCTCTGCGCAGCGCTCGCGCTGCGCGGAGCGTGACGCGTCCCCGCAGCCGCGCATCCGCGACCCAGAGTTGCGGCGTGTTGCGCGTTGCGGGCCCGCGCGAGCGCGACTCGCCGCAACTCTTGCGGCCGATGCGGCCGATGCGGCCGATGCGGCGCGCAGGCGCGGCGCGCAGGCGAAGCGCGCGCCTCAGCGCGGCAGCTCGACCGGCGCCGTGTCGGGCGGGTCGCCGATGCCGTGCCGCAGGTCGGGCTGGTGGCGGCGGAAGATCGCCGCGACCGCCGCCGCGATCGCCACCATCACGACCGCGACCCACACGCCGCCGACGCCGCCGATCGCGTCGATCGCGACGCCCGCGATGGCCGAGCCGACGGCGGCGCCGAGCAGCTGCCCGGTGCCGATCCAGGCGTAGGCCTCGGGGGTGTCGGCGAACTTCACGGTCGCTGCGACGATCGCGGAGAACGCCGCGAGCGCGGGCGCGGTGCCGAGCCCCGCGATGAACAGCGCGATCGAGAGGCCGACGACGTCGCTCAGCGGCAGCGCGATGACCATGCCGAGCAGCACGATCGCGAGCCGGATCGCGACCGACCACGGCGTGATGCCGCGGTGCCCGAGCGCGAAGCCGCCCAGGAGCGAGCCGAGCGCCGAGACGGCGAGCACGATGCCCGCCTCGAGCGCTCCCTCGCCGAACGTCGCGACGACGCCCGCCTCGACCGCGGCGAACCCGCCGATGAACATCGCCGAGATCACGACCGACAGCAGCACCGGGGGCTTCCGCAGCACGCGCCCGAGCTTGCGCGTCGTCGGCGGGATGCGCAGCCGCCGCACCTCGGGCGCGGCGATGAACAGCAGCGCGCCGACGAACTGGATCGCGATGGTCACGAGCAGCGTCGGCCCCGTGCCGAGCAGCGACACGAGCACCGTGACGAGCACAGGCCCGAAGATCCAGATGACCTCCTGCAGCGCCGCGTCGAACGAGAACAGCGG is a genomic window containing:
- a CDS encoding DUF4349 domain-containing protein: MTRRLLSMAGIVIAGTVLLTGCGAIGAGSSSPESEPGAMPGSAPDWGSAEGPMPLPDEATDGGGPAEEGGDPSLPQATDEDRAVIISGTVGMRAADPIGMADAVADAAEARDGAIDRRAERASTDFEPAWATLTVRVPAAEVEGMLAALRALAEVTQVDMGEEVVTSQVRDLEVRVTAARASVDRLTDLLATAADTETLLEVEAQLTQRTSELEQLLSQQRALDEQVAMSTIEVQIRSTTVEGPSGTPSFWDGLVAGWQAFLAWGATFLYGLGQSIPALVLLAAIALIAWLVIRRIIKRRPAAAAPVEGATVVNPVAATPAE
- a CDS encoding LEM-3-like GIY-YIG domain-containing protein; this translates as MTADVRIPSEVAAVLRYYVYTLRDPRDGQVFYVGKGIGDRINAHVREAGADPQSERAKLRRIREIEANGQAVDLLFLRTGIDDEHTAYIVEQAVIDAFRADHHPLTNLVRGHHSGRHGLAALPAVIARHRAQACPPIDGPVIMLKIQNGWRPDMSEQETYDKTRGHWKIAGWVRERAQYALGIAYGVVRGAYRIDSWFPSEMPWDQGKDRWGFEGTRAPELAHVVGTHVRDAFPNQVMYRRFMDGYAGSTNPEASPV
- a CDS encoding maltokinase N-terminal cap-like domain-containing protein; protein product: MSAQPNDPAHGTDDPAVVDAIAAWMPSTRWYPLKGQQVDVALERSFDLGDAAILLLRAGDALLQVPVAWRDEPGAAPIARLGDRWLVDACHDADAVQALLDAASGKRSVAGLEGDALGEPAPVGDIRVVAGEQSNTSIIGGDPEAPGGRWIAKVFRVVSPGDNPDVVVTGALTRAGCARVPALRAALSASWPAGDATVTGHLMAVSAFVPGASDGWELFRRHALAALRGDPGATPDATALGAAVATVHRDLAEALGTAEATEADTLRFITGLEQRLAWAREQASDALGELDAELSLAAERLRAIGSLGQLQQIHGDLHLGQVLRGDDGAWMLLDFEGEPLRPMHERMVREPRVRDVVGMLRSFDYAAGWALLQEPGGDPAIAGDWIVRRQREFLDGYADAMGAAPDRDPVFDALLLDKALYEVVYELRNRPDWLPIPLEAVRALVTAQPQQEPSGAPADRTPVE
- a CDS encoding trypsin-like serine protease, with the translated sequence MRRRSLLLSAIAAVGIGAGVLVAPAAPTVASDDLAEVQEAHFAVIDQIARWDATTPHPRLGAVEGDPVAGTIRIGWAGMVPSEVRAMADAAADQGIDITFVPQESSEAELLEVAYGLAASMPVDGAFAIGLGADRLSVEVPTQEVAEAVGTEHIALEGEVLDVIDAAERAAAEVGAEVTVEESETAPVNAAGTPLQAGAPLDQAAPALTAGRSNDRTVLSGGMRVQTQWPSGGWVNCTSGFTGTFGHRPLIVTAAHCSDYYDGRAVRNVAGSRIGTSDLVRELNDGARPYDLAIIAAEYDARTLPRIYTNETSTVNITGTQTTWPPSGYRLCSSGQITGWKCDLTAGQAYVTCYGTSRGSECMHVQIVRSSGASAFCLGDSGGPVVGLPTSRGATAVGIVSGLKSTSNVRCSPEGLIAPLSQLMSTVHGLQLHTLP
- a CDS encoding GNAT family N-acetyltransferase, whose product is MGFVATEPAFQGRGVATALLRHLIAQPGFDEFVLEDIKDTNEAALAVYAKVGFEVYKRRPQRFARLAGFRELVSMRLVPGG
- a CDS encoding aldo/keto reductase, coding for MPSTLPLNDGSAIPALGFGLYKVPADETERVVADGIAAGYRLIDGAEFYGNEREMGDGVRRAVDAGVPREDLTVTSKFWGDPVQSADALRASFEQSAAALGTGIDVYMIHWPRPARDRFVEVWRAMLELQQAGRVRTLGVSNFTEQHLQRLIDETGVTPAINQVESHPWLPQHELRAFHAEHGIVTQAWSPLGRARVLSDPTIQAIARAHGVSPAQAIIRWHLQLGGALIPKSTHPHRLRENLDVDGFALSDDEMAQIAALETGERTGTHPDERQ
- a CDS encoding MFS transporter, with amino-acid sequence MRAYGEVLRVPGLARIIFSQLIARFPAGMMSLGILMHMEHVHGTYSAAGLVLAAFSVGMATAGPFITRLLSRFGTIGVLLTTAVVSCAALLVMATQALPLWVDVLAGIVAGAATPPITPTVRTLYPRMVQQRLLAPLFSFDAALQEVIWIFGPVLVTVLVSLLGTGPTLLVTIAIQFVGALLFIAAPEVRRLRIPPTTRKLGRVLRKPPVLLSVVISAMFIGGFAAVEAGVVATFGEGALEAGIVLAVSALGSLLGGFALGHRGITPWSVAIRLAIVLLGMVIALPLSDVVGLSIALFIAGLGTAPALAAFSAIVAATVKFADTPEAYAWIGTGQLLGAAVGSAIAGVAIDAIGGVGGVWVAVVMVAIAAAVAAIFRRHQPDLRHGIGDPPDTAPVELPR
- a CDS encoding TetR/AcrR family transcriptional regulator — protein: MTAPTASDPAAEPAPVPVLPHAHAVTWGVAALPQRGPKRELSTERIVEAAIEIADADGLEAVSMGKVAARLGAAPMSLYRYVTGKDDLLLLMFDAASEVTVPGAAGTWRERLREWAAFVRAAYDAHPWLADLPPSSTPTTPNRLAIIEAGLGALEDIAAPVSIKLPLLRLLLGYIALYAQATSDADVDESVRRSLPQLVSPERFPLLAPAAREGLFDEQGGDDAANGFAFGLNRLFDGIELWLERRTVDDELPELPAAITDDKQVRDAAKLVEKARADLRAAEAKAADAVAKATERLRAVEAKAAAAAEKEAAKQAVKAAKAEARARK
- a CDS encoding pyridoxine/pyridoxamine 5'-phosphate oxidase codes for the protein MSQYRERLRALPTFPETMPTLDPEAVPTHPLDLFTAWLDDAIGSGERQPNAFALSTIGDDGAPASRTLIVKDVDERGLHFSSNRSSRKGQELERNPVATALFFWRELGRQVEVSGFVTDLGADAAQADWRERPSYAGEPNPDWVLWALEPTRCVFLQATLDRKHVRVEYLRGGDGWEHRQPTTPAG